The Geobacillus stearothermophilus ATCC 12980 genome contains a region encoding:
- the gpr gene encoding GPR endopeptidase yields the protein MKQQPLDLRMYSVRTDLAIEAHEIAVEERLQQKKEGASPIEGVIIRDQEIDGVKLSHAHVTEQGAASIGKKPGHYVTIEAQGIREQNTELQQKVQRIFSEQLSAFLQRLRIPEQASCLIVGLGNQNVTPDALGPLTVENVLVTRHLFQLQPESVEEGFRPVSALAPGVMGTTGIETSDIIDGVVRKTKPDFVIVIDALAARSIERVNATIQISDTGIHPGSGVGNKRKELSYETLGIPVISIGVPTVVDAVSITSDTIDFILKHFGREMRESQRPSSALAPAGWAFGRKKKLTEQDMPSPTERSTFLGMIGTLGDEEKRRLIYEVLAPLGHNLMVTPKEVDSFIGDMANLLAGGLNAALHWQVDQGNVGSYTH from the coding sequence ATGAAACAGCAGCCGCTCGATTTGCGCATGTATTCGGTGCGCACCGACTTGGCGATCGAGGCGCATGAAATTGCGGTCGAGGAGCGTTTGCAACAAAAAAAGGAAGGCGCCTCCCCGATTGAGGGGGTCATCATCCGCGACCAAGAGATCGATGGCGTCAAGCTGTCGCACGCACACGTCACAGAACAAGGAGCGGCATCGATCGGCAAAAAGCCGGGCCATTATGTGACGATTGAGGCGCAAGGCATCCGTGAACAAAATACGGAATTGCAGCAAAAAGTGCAGCGTATTTTTTCGGAACAACTGAGCGCCTTTTTACAACGGCTCCGCATTCCCGAGCAAGCGAGCTGCCTAATTGTCGGGCTTGGCAACCAAAACGTCACGCCGGATGCGCTTGGGCCGCTGACGGTGGAAAACGTGCTTGTCACCCGTCATCTGTTTCAATTGCAGCCGGAAAGTGTTGAGGAAGGATTTCGCCCGGTGAGCGCCCTCGCTCCAGGGGTGATGGGAACGACCGGCATTGAGACGAGCGATATTATTGATGGCGTCGTCCGGAAAACGAAGCCGGATTTTGTCATCGTCATCGATGCGCTGGCCGCCCGTTCAATCGAACGGGTCAACGCGACGATCCAAATTTCCGACACCGGCATCCACCCCGGCTCGGGCGTTGGCAATAAGCGGAAAGAACTGAGTTACGAGACGCTCGGCATCCCGGTCATCTCGATCGGCGTCCCGACGGTCGTCGATGCCGTTTCGATCACAAGCGATACGATCGATTTCATTTTAAAGCATTTCGGCCGCGAAATGCGCGAAAGCCAGCGGCCGTCAAGCGCGCTGGCTCCGGCCGGCTGGGCGTTCGGGCGCAAAAAGAAGCTGACGGAGCAAGATATGCCGTCGCCAACCGAACGGTCGACGTTTCTCGGCATGATCGGCACGCTTGGTGATGAAGAAAAGCGGCGTCTGATTTACGAAGTGCTCGCCCCGCTCGGTCATAACTTAATGGTGACGCCAAAAGAGGTCGATTCGTTCATCGGCGATATGGCGAACTTACTGGCCGGCGGCTTGAACGCGGCGCTGCACTGGCAGGTTGACCAAGGCAACGTCGGCTCTTACACCCACTAG